A window of Leptolyngbya sp. FACHB-261 genomic DNA:
CAAGGTTGAGAGAGTCAAGGTAAACACCGTGATCGCAATCAGGTTCAGGCTAGGGCTGCTCATAGGCTGGTCATGATTTGGGGATGGGGCAGAGGCGAGTAATACGAGGCTAGTAAAACGTTTGCAGGCTATCGCTGTCGCCCACGAAACGCCAGTGCCAGGGCTCGTAGGCCACACCTTGAGGGTTATCTTTCGGAAATGACAACTCAAAGCTGTAGCGCGCCGCATTCACTTGCAACCAGTGGTAAGCAGGCGTCTGCTCAAAGCTCTCGCTCAGGTCACTGCCTGCAGCGCCGTCACCAATGTCCACAGCGTAACCAGTATGGTGCTCGCTGTAACCCGGAGGGGCACTCACTTTGGCACGTTCGGCAGGGCGTTGGTCACGGTCGCGAGCCATCTCAAAAAACAGGCGCTTCTGGTCTTCAATACTACGAAACGCAGAAATAGGGACTAATTCAACGCCATCCGCTCTGGCTGCAGCTTGCATAGTTTTGAAGCGAGCTGCAGCCGTCGCCCGCATCATTAGCTCACGACCATCCCGACCAGAACCAATCGATTCCAGGCTAGTGAGGGGTGCTTCCTCAAACGGTCGATGCCCCAGCAGGGTCTTGGGCGCTTCCGCGGAGAAATCGGTGGAGGCCACAGCGCTAGCGGCAGCTGAGCTCGGCGTGGAAGCAGGAATAGACACTGACGCACCCGGTGCAACGCGGCGAGGGCCGACGACTACCCACACCCCAAACGCGGCTAAGCCGGTCAACACACCAGCGCTAATCGTCCAACCCAACCAGCGGATGGGCATCCCTTGTCGAACTGGTGCCGGGGGAGTTTTAGGCGGCTGCCGTTGGGCAACAGGAATATCATCGACCACAGCCGATTCAGTCACGTTGGGGTTCGCCCCTGTGCTCCGCCACCCCAGAAACCCGGAGCGGGGCTGGCGTGTAGGGTTTCTGGGAGGCATCATCGGGGTTACTCCTCTATCGGCTAACGAGCGCCTAGGTCAGCCAGGATATCTGTAGCATGGGTCTCGGTGTTGACAGTGCCCGCACCGTAAACCTTTTCGATCGTGCCTGCCTCGTCGATCACATAGGTGACTCTTTGAGCGTAGCCACTGTTGCCTTCAACATCGTAGGCCTTGATCATCTCGCCTGCGGGATCCGCTAGCAACGGGAAAGGCAGATTGTACTTACCCGTGAACTCTTGATGGGAGTCGAGGTCATCTTTGCTGACCCCATAGACCACAATGCCCTTGTCCAGATAGTCCTGGTAGGCCTCCCGAAAACTGCACGCCTGCTTGGTGCACCCAGGCGTGTCGTCCTTTGGGTAAAAATATAGGACAACCTTCTGGCCCGCTAACCCGGATAGGGAAACCGAGTTACCTCGGGTGTCTTTCAAGCTGAAATCTGGCGCTTGCTCGCCAACAACCAATGCCATGACAGGTTCCTCTGCATAAGGTCTCGACAGTAGCCAGGATTAGTATACTGAGGATGCTCACATCAGCAGGTCAGAGGTGAGAGGTCAGAAGCACTGACTGCCTCTGTTCCAGTTACCAGTTCCAGCTACAATTTCCGGCACAAGTTCCGTCACAAGTCTGCAACCCTGAAGGCGAGGCATTGGTTATGGCTGATCCCATCTCTCCCATTACCCTTCCTCCGGTTCAGGACGCCCAACAGGAAGCAGATTGGTTGGCAGAAGCCTTGCATCACTGGTTAGACGAAGAGTTTATTCCAGAACCAGTCAACGAGCAGATCGCTCGACGCGCAGCCCAAGTCTTTGCCCGACAGCGAATGGAAGGCGAAACAGACGTTGGCGAGCTCGTCGTGGCCATTGTCACAGAGATGCAGGCGTTCGACTTCTCAAAGAGCTTTTATAGTGAATTCGCCGTCGCTAACGCCGTCAGCGACCTATTACTAAGCAGCCTGGGGATTAACACCTGCTGCGGCTACTAGCTCAGAAATACACTGAGGCTCAGCAAGCCACAAAGGTGGAAATTCCCAGGCGCTAACTTGAATGCCAGGCCTACTTTGGTAACGTTCGGTAGGAACAGCAAGGTTTTAAAGCCCTGCCGGGGGTCTTACC
This region includes:
- a CDS encoding peroxiredoxin: MALVVGEQAPDFSLKDTRGNSVSLSGLAGQKVVLYFYPKDDTPGCTKQACSFREAYQDYLDKGIVVYGVSKDDLDSHQEFTGKYNLPFPLLADPAGEMIKAYDVEGNSGYAQRVTYVIDEAGTIEKVYGAGTVNTETHATDILADLGAR
- a CDS encoding D-alanyl-D-alanine carboxypeptidase family protein, translating into MMPPRNPTRQPRSGFLGWRSTGANPNVTESAVVDDIPVAQRQPPKTPPAPVRQGMPIRWLGWTISAGVLTGLAAFGVWVVVGPRRVAPGASVSIPASTPSSAAASAVASTDFSAEAPKTLLGHRPFEEAPLTSLESIGSGRDGRELMMRATAAARFKTMQAAARADGVELVPISAFRSIEDQKRLFFEMARDRDQRPAERAKVSAPPGYSEHHTGYAVDIGDGAAGSDLSESFEQTPAYHWLQVNAARYSFELSFPKDNPQGVAYEPWHWRFVGDSDSLQTFY